A genomic region of Bosea sp. 124 contains the following coding sequences:
- a CDS encoding MFS transporter, with amino-acid sequence MPSLAATDGPATGLSAAMARRGWHYGWIVAAVTFLTMLVTAGAVGAPGVLIGPLQREFGWATADISSALAVRLLLFGLMGPFAAAFMNRFGVRRVASVALILIATGILGSFAMTQLWHLVLLWGVVVGFGTGLTAMVLGATVATRWFSARRGLVLGLLTASSATGQLVFLPLLASLTEQLGWRSALVFVLVMLVLAALVVLVLMRDRPADVGLAPYGGDAIVPAPAQQGGMGAMLMSPLLALREASRTHTFWVLFGTFFVCGASTNGLVQTHFISLCSDFGMAAVTAAGVLAMIGIFDFAGTVGSGWLSDRYDSRWLLFWYYGLRGLSLLYLPFTEFSFYGLSLFAVFYGLDWIATVPPTVKIAADRFGDKSNLVFGWIFAGHQLGAAFAAYGAGFSRTVYESYLPAFFIAGALCLFAAAFSVTLRGTAMPARAARVAA; translated from the coding sequence ATGCCCTCGCTCGCCGCCACTGACGGCCCCGCCACCGGACTTTCCGCCGCAATGGCGCGGCGCGGCTGGCATTATGGCTGGATCGTCGCCGCCGTGACCTTCCTGACCATGCTCGTCACCGCAGGCGCGGTCGGTGCTCCCGGCGTGCTGATCGGGCCGCTACAACGCGAATTCGGCTGGGCAACGGCCGACATCTCCTCCGCGCTGGCCGTGCGCCTCTTACTGTTCGGGTTGATGGGGCCGTTTGCCGCCGCCTTCATGAACCGCTTCGGCGTTCGCCGCGTCGCCAGCGTCGCGCTCATCCTGATCGCGACCGGCATCCTCGGCTCTTTCGCGATGACGCAACTCTGGCATCTGGTGCTGCTCTGGGGCGTCGTCGTCGGCTTCGGCACGGGCCTGACCGCTATGGTGCTTGGCGCGACCGTCGCGACGCGCTGGTTCTCGGCGAGACGCGGGCTTGTGCTGGGATTGCTGACGGCGAGCAGCGCGACGGGGCAACTGGTCTTCCTGCCGCTGCTCGCCAGTCTCACCGAGCAGCTCGGCTGGCGCAGCGCGCTCGTCTTCGTCCTGGTCATGCTGGTCCTCGCCGCGCTCGTCGTGCTCGTGCTGATGCGCGACCGGCCGGCCGATGTCGGGCTTGCGCCCTATGGCGGGGATGCGATCGTGCCGGCCCCCGCACAGCAGGGCGGGATGGGCGCCATGCTGATGTCGCCGCTGCTGGCGTTGCGCGAGGCCTCGCGCACGCACACCTTCTGGGTGCTGTTCGGCACCTTCTTCGTCTGCGGCGCCAGCACCAACGGGCTGGTCCAGACGCATTTCATCTCGCTCTGCAGCGATTTTGGCATGGCAGCGGTGACGGCCGCCGGCGTGCTGGCGATGATCGGCATCTTCGATTTCGCCGGCACGGTTGGTTCCGGCTGGCTCTCGGACCGCTATGACAGCCGCTGGCTGCTGTTCTGGTATTACGGTCTGCGCGGGCTGTCGCTGCTCTACCTGCCCTTCACCGAATTCTCGTTCTACGGACTCTCGCTGTTTGCGGTGTTCTACGGCCTCGACTGGATCGCGACTGTCCCGCCGACGGTGAAAATCGCCGCCGACCGCTTCGGCGACAAGTCCAACCTGGTCTTCGGCTGGATTTTCGCCGGACATCAGCTTGGAGCCGCCTTTGCAGCTTACGGCGCCGGCTTCAGCCGTACGGTCTATGAGAGCTATCTGCCGGCCTTCTTCATCGCCGGCGCGCTTTGCCTCTTCGCAGCCGCCTTCTCGGTCACGCTGCGCGGAACGGCCATGCCCGCCAGAGCAGCCAGGGTCGCCGCCTGA
- a CDS encoding MarR family winged helix-turn-helix transcriptional regulator, whose protein sequence is MSSPCYCTVLRAAMRRIAASYDAALEPVGVNIAQFSLLRSVRRAEPLTLTELGRLTELDRSTIGRNVRVLERMGLLAVGRGKDQREATVTLTPDGHRVLDAGAPLWESVQGQIEARLGPDHAESLRAALNVL, encoded by the coding sequence ATGAGCAGCCCCTGCTACTGCACCGTCCTGCGCGCCGCCATGCGCCGCATCGCAGCGTCCTATGACGCCGCGCTGGAGCCGGTCGGGGTCAATATCGCGCAGTTCAGCCTGCTCAGGAGTGTCCGGCGCGCGGAACCACTGACCCTGACGGAACTCGGCAGGCTGACCGAACTCGACCGCTCGACGATCGGGCGCAATGTCCGCGTCCTGGAGCGGATGGGGCTCCTCGCGGTCGGGCGCGGCAAGGACCAGCGCGAGGCCACCGTCACGCTGACGCCGGACGGACACCGGGTTCTCGACGCCGGAGCGCCACTCTGGGAGAGCGTCCAGGGCCAGATCGAGGCCCGCCTCGGCCCGGACCATGCCGAAAGTCTTCGCGCCGCCCTAAACGTCCTTTGA
- the hisE gene encoding phosphoribosyl-ATP diphosphatase — translation MADSILRLHMAVLVARSCDPALSRTARLAAGGMPKIAKKLAEEAVEVALEAVQGDRHRTVLESADLIYNLVVLWSEIGIVPADVFREIDRREQLYGIAEKLPKSRAKPSPRPVRGPSALAMVKR, via the coding sequence ATGGCTGATTCGATCCTCCGGCTCCATATGGCGGTGCTGGTCGCGCGTTCGTGCGATCCGGCGCTGTCGCGTACCGCGCGGCTCGCGGCCGGTGGCATGCCCAAGATCGCGAAGAAGCTCGCCGAGGAGGCGGTCGAGGTCGCCCTCGAGGCCGTGCAGGGTGACCGCCACCGCACCGTCCTAGAAAGCGCCGACCTGATCTACAATCTCGTGGTGCTGTGGAGCGAGATCGGCATTGTGCCTGCGGATGTGTTTCGCGAGATCGACCGGCGCGAGCAGCTCTACGGCATCGCCGAGAAGCTCCCGAAGAGCCGGGCCAAGCCGAGCCCGCGGCCGGTGCGCGGACCCTCGGCTCTGGCGATGGTCAAGCGCTAG
- a CDS encoding site-specific integrase, giving the protein MRVKLKGVNTVRKRLADGTFRTYHYHRATGEKLEGKPGTAQFLATYTKAQQATIQRPKGTFNDLVRAYTGSVEFAELAASTQAEYKRMLTKAEPRFGSMPIKALDDQRVKEDLLEWRDEIVRASGKREGDNRLTTISAMLSWAVDRGKLKTNHILGFKRLYSSDRSDILWLEGHIRAFMAVAPLEMQRALILALHTGQRLSDILRAAWTNYDGKILRIRQSKGNVVVAIPCTRALRAMLDAMPRDATVILTSVTGKAWKKRYFSDQWKEASDAAGLQDLHFHDLRGTAITMLAEAGCTVPEIASITGHSLKTVATILEKYLSRTAALAEAAIDKFENAAATDFANRLQTGRIIDPDT; this is encoded by the coding sequence GTGCGCGTGAAGCTGAAGGGCGTTAACACCGTCCGTAAGCGTCTCGCAGACGGGACCTTCCGGACGTACCACTACCACCGCGCAACCGGGGAAAAGCTGGAGGGCAAACCTGGGACAGCCCAGTTTCTGGCTACCTATACAAAGGCTCAGCAGGCCACGATCCAACGCCCCAAAGGCACCTTCAACGACCTCGTCCGTGCCTACACAGGTTCGGTGGAGTTCGCCGAGCTCGCCGCCTCAACCCAGGCGGAATATAAGCGGATGTTGACGAAGGCGGAGCCGAGATTCGGCTCTATGCCCATCAAGGCTCTCGACGACCAGCGCGTAAAGGAGGACCTCCTGGAGTGGCGCGACGAGATCGTGCGCGCTTCCGGGAAACGTGAGGGCGACAACCGCCTTACGACAATTTCCGCGATGTTGAGCTGGGCGGTCGACCGAGGGAAGCTCAAGACCAACCATATCCTCGGCTTCAAGCGCCTGTATTCCTCCGATCGGTCAGATATCCTCTGGCTAGAGGGGCATATCCGCGCCTTCATGGCGGTGGCGCCCCTGGAGATGCAGCGTGCCCTAATTCTCGCGCTTCACACCGGGCAGCGTCTGAGCGACATCCTTCGCGCAGCCTGGACCAACTACGATGGTAAAATCCTACGTATCCGCCAATCCAAGGGTAACGTGGTCGTTGCCATCCCCTGCACGCGTGCCTTGAGGGCAATGCTCGACGCAATGCCCCGCGACGCGACGGTCATTCTGACGTCGGTTACAGGGAAGGCATGGAAGAAGCGCTACTTCTCGGACCAGTGGAAGGAAGCCAGCGACGCTGCCGGCCTTCAAGATCTTCACTTCCACGACCTGCGTGGCACGGCCATCACGATGCTTGCCGAGGCCGGTTGCACCGTGCCGGAAATCGCCTCCATCACCGGCCACTCCCTCAAGACGGTGGCGACGATTCTGGAGAAGTATCTAAGCCGAACCGCAGCCCTCGCGGAGGCTGCAATCGACAAGTTCGAGAACGCCGCGGCAACGGATTTTGCAAACCGTTTGCAAACCGGCCGGATTATCGATCCCGATACTTAA
- a CDS encoding AAA family ATPase: MSSVTPTAFDDAEHVESWRDHKNRVLLAHLQGQRPESSSPEPLDEPAVSPDGALVPAGPAIEIYDADRLARRLGLGDGFVGDPAEVGNDEDAAQSRQARLWRRMHVDERGPWRKLVIADEAMIARINGLDAICPQFRDVTSWIARAAGLSAATGTPLRLDPAVVVGAPGIGKTFYARQLADALGVPSEVIAMNLMTDRGSAFSGLTPVWKSSGPGKVAKLLIEGSHACPLIVIDEIEKASPINPSETPTNVLHSLLERENAARFVDEFVDLAVRADHIFWFATANSLDPLADSIVDRLIVFQVELKDAEMLAIQLSIFQESNLRVGGSFAEPDTTLFKACVRHNPRMLSRLWPIAMGLACEAGRRHLVAADIRGAEQVLLASKEAARRPIGFIQSVAKEERKRD, encoded by the coding sequence ATGAGCAGCGTGACGCCAACCGCCTTCGACGACGCCGAGCACGTCGAGAGCTGGCGCGACCATAAGAACCGAGTCCTGCTTGCCCATCTCCAAGGGCAACGTCCCGAAAGCTCATCGCCAGAGCCGCTGGATGAGCCGGCGGTATCGCCTGACGGCGCACTGGTACCTGCCGGCCCGGCGATCGAAATCTATGATGCCGACCGCCTGGCCCGCCGTCTCGGTCTTGGCGATGGCTTCGTCGGCGATCCTGCCGAGGTGGGCAACGACGAGGACGCAGCTCAGTCGCGTCAGGCCCGATTGTGGAGGCGCATGCATGTCGACGAGCGCGGGCCTTGGCGCAAGCTCGTTATCGCTGATGAGGCGATGATCGCGCGGATCAACGGTCTCGATGCGATCTGCCCGCAGTTCAGGGATGTGACGTCCTGGATTGCTCGGGCGGCTGGCCTGAGCGCGGCGACCGGAACGCCGCTGCGGCTGGATCCCGCCGTCGTGGTCGGCGCACCTGGAATCGGCAAGACATTTTACGCCCGGCAACTCGCCGATGCGCTCGGCGTCCCCTCGGAGGTCATTGCCATGAACCTGATGACGGATCGGGGCTCGGCCTTCTCAGGCCTGACACCAGTCTGGAAGTCCTCAGGCCCCGGCAAGGTCGCAAAACTTCTGATCGAGGGCAGCCATGCCTGTCCGCTCATTGTCATCGATGAGATCGAGAAGGCCTCGCCGATCAACCCGAGCGAGACCCCCACGAATGTCCTGCACTCGCTTCTGGAGCGCGAGAACGCTGCCCGCTTCGTCGACGAGTTCGTCGACTTGGCGGTCAGGGCCGACCACATCTTCTGGTTTGCGACCGCCAACAGCCTCGATCCCCTGGCCGACAGCATCGTCGATCGGCTGATCGTCTTCCAGGTCGAGCTGAAGGACGCCGAGATGCTCGCGATCCAGCTGAGCATCTTCCAGGAGTCGAATTTGCGGGTCGGCGGCAGCTTCGCTGAGCCAGACACGACGCTGTTTAAGGCCTGCGTCCGCCACAATCCGCGCATGCTGTCGCGGCTGTGGCCCATCGCCATGGGCCTTGCCTGTGAAGCGGGGCGGCGGCACCTCGTCGCCGCGGACATCCGCGGCGCCGAGCAGGTCCTGCTGGCAAGCAAGGAGGCCGCAAGGAGGCCGATCGGGTTCATCCAGTCGGTCGCGAAGGAAGAGAGGAAACGGGATTGA